In the genome of Vigna radiata var. radiata cultivar VC1973A unplaced genomic scaffold, Vradiata_ver6 scaffold_297, whole genome shotgun sequence, the window AATACCTCAACAGATCTTTCCGCTATTTTGCAAGATGTGGTCGCAAGCTAATTGGAAGAAacctaaacacaaaacaaaccctttttgacttataaattaattttttttcaataatatatttaagtgtTACATATGATTTTgctttatatgaaaattaaagaaaatgcgATGGCAtgaaactaatataaaaaatatttgttttataaataaaatatctcgGTTTTTTAAGATTagacatcaaataaaatatagacgTTAATTCTCTTAAAATCAAATGTCAAATGGTTTGtatatatacaaaacaaaaaattccaAGTTTATTGTCTATAGGGGTGTGTTTACTTCGAGGTGATGAGGGGAGAGCTATtcggggagagtgattgagtggatttgaggaaaTTTGagagtgattttttttgtgtttagtggagtggatttgaaggtaattgagggtgaatttggaagtgaattttgtgagaattagtgtaggatttagttgatgtgacagttttaaaaaatttatttaattggtagaaTTTGAAGATTACCAATATGCCCCcaagtattaaagtaatataaaatgatatttgttaatattatatttaactgtaaaaatgtttattaagtgttaaaaatttagaataattatatattagagGTTGGTGGAAGGATATGGTCAAGTTTGATCACAATGGTCCTACTGCTATGCTTAGGTCTAACTTTTCTTATCATCAAactcatatattatatattcttcaaaaattattcatataaattcaataaaccgtaaacatatttaaagaaaaaaaagtttatagaaTATATGTGGTGTAGGTATGAGGAAGAAACAGGTTTTGAAGACATGGTTGGATTCAATGGAGACCCATCAATAACATACAGTTTAAATGAAGAAGCAGTTTAATGAAGAATGACCGTATCTGGATACAAGTGTTTTGGTAACCAGATACAAGTTGGTGGCCTTTTCAGTGTTTCTGCGGTATCCGGATCCAGCTTGCTGCGTAACCGGATACAactttcttcgtcttcttcgtTCACCCAGCCTACACCGAGTTTGTAGACTgcgaataatttaaaatgaaggGGGCAATTTAGACAAAGCGTGATTGATCTCCCAAATCCTCGCACAATAGCAGGTGAATGAATAGTAGAATAATCTCGCAAACACCTTCAAATCATCGTTCCCGATTCTGCGAAAGTgaacacgttttttttttttaaattagtcgTTCGCTTTCTCGCGTAAACAGAAAATTATGTCGAAGTGAACACAGTCTAGACGTCGATTCTTTCAAATCAAACATCAAACCATCCTTTAAACGTCAATCCTTCTAAATCAAACATCAAATCTTTCTTTACACGTTAGTccttaaatcaaatatatatatatatatatatatatatNATCCTTTAAACGTCAATCCTTCTAAATCAAACATCAAATttatctttctctcttattttggatgtcaaatatatatatatatatatatatatatatatatatatatatatatatttcttcctttctctcagttatttagtttatataagaATATGTAAACTATTTGGTAATTTCAATaggattatttaatttgttaagaattaagttaatttctttaattagaaatgtttttatttatttatgttgaatatgaatattttaggTGAGAAGTACCAAACTTCTCTTTCTTAACATAACTACGTATTTAAGACAAATTCAAcactattaattaaataaatgtactTCAATCAATTACTTCACCACACATTTAATAAGAAGTTTTGATGTAGCTAAATGTAACCCATCAAAAGAAATGATTATCATGAATGCACTGTAATTCTCACTAACCGTATATTTATTTcaacttcaaattttatttaattgtattaatatcTTTTGCATATTAATATTGTAGGACACAACCGTTcaatgtttattaaaatatttaactcttgGATATAACTCTATAAATATTCCCACATGCTTCGagacaaataattataaacttgAATTTTAAAGATCAGATCGAAGacttaaatattgtttatatatgtAAAGAATATCTACTAGAATTTGATACATAAATTTGGATATTTCAGATTATTGGAGAAATAATGGTGATTGGTTTTGGAAGGTAGtgcttaaaaaaacaaaaaactatgaCTTTTGCAgttgtatttattaattatttttgtttacagTTGTATTGATTATCATTACTAGTTAACTTTCGCAGTCACAAAAgaggaaaatgtttgtttatttcacTATTACTCAAAACAAAACGTAATTTAATAGTAAGTAAAAGTTCATTGAAAACGAAAAAAgaggaataaaaaaatttatatatgaaatggCGAAAACCCGAGGTTCCTGGCTCCTAAAAAACCGCATCCCCAGCCGTTACCGTACACCCTCACACACCCACCTTCACCTCACTCGCTACTCACTCACACTCATTCTCACTCTCTtactcatcttcttcatcgtcTTCGTCACCTTCGTTTCAATCACaccttctttttcaaaatcacatTCTAGGGTTAGGGTTTCCGCATTATGATGTGAAACGCTAGCACGTCTCGTCCACCATCTCCTCCCAAACCCTCCCCTCCGCCGCGATCTCCGCTCCTCCTACCATGGGAAACTGCTGCAGATCCCCGGCCGCCGTGGCCCGCGAGGACGTCAAATCGAGCTTCTCCAACGCAGACCACCATGGCAAGCGCGGTTCCGGGGCTGAGGCTGTCAAACAGAAGGCGCCGATCACGGTCCTTGCTGGCGTGCCCAAGGAAAACATCGAGGACCGCTACCTCGTGGACCGCGAGCTCGGCCGCGGCGAGTTCGGCGTGACTTACCTCTGCATCGACCGTGACACGCGCGAGCTGCTCGCCTGCAAAAGCATCTCCAAGCGGAAGCTTAGGACGGCCGTCGACGTCGACGACGTCCGCCGCGAGGTCGCCATCATGCGCCACCTTCCGGAGAGCCCCAGCATCGTGTCACTCCGCGAAGCCTGTGAGGACGACAATGCCGTTCACCTCGTCATGGAGCTCTGCGAGGGGGGTGAGCTCTTCGACCGGATCGTCGCCCGCGGCCACTACACCGAGCGAGCTGCTGCCGCTGTCACTAGGACGATTGTGGAGGTTGTGCAGCTCTGCCACAAGCATGGGGTCATCCACCGCGACCTGAAACCGGAGAATTTCTTGTTTGCAAACAAAAAGGAGAATTCGCCGCTCAAGGCTATTGACTTCGGGCTTTCCATATTCTTCAAGCCAGGTACGGCCGTGAGTGAATTTGGATTTCATTGACTGCATTGGGGAATTTTGGTTTGGAATGGGAAGGTATGGTTGAGTTTTTACTTGATTGGTGGGGTTATTGTTTGGAAGACTATGTTGGTGTTTCAGATGCCTGTGATGGTGTCTAGGCttaatttggattatttacACTATAAACACTCATAcgggaagaaaataaaagaaattgaattaaatttgtcTCGTAGGAAAACTTAAGCTCTTGGAGATGTTAAACCGGAGAGCTTCTATTTAAAGTAGTTAAGTATTATAAATTGTTTACAGCTTACtggataaaatcaatttatttctttttctattacaatttttaagtatttatagaGAAATTTATCCAACCAAGGACCTTGTTTAGTGTACTTGAAGTTGGTACAGTTAGGTTTTGTACTGTCTACATTCTGCGCCTGCAGCACAAAAGGAAGTAAGATGGTTGTTTAGTTGGTACGGTCGTTGACACCTAAATTTCCATGCTGTTTTTAACTCAAGCTCTGAACGGAATCTATGTAATATGGGTGCCTTGTTATTTATGTTACTCTTACGGTGATTGGatttaaaaatgtgattttgatTGCAAGATGAGAGGGCGAATACTAAGTGGTCAATCTGTTGTCTAATGTGAAATTGTGGAGTCGGTTGCGGTAATGATAGATCAGCTAGCGCTAAGCTTGGCAGTTGCTTTGCTTGTGTTGGATTAGACCATCACTTTTTCATTGTTAGTCCCATTTGTCAATCCttttattttccctttcttCTAAACTCTATTGCAACACGTGGGATGAAGTGTAGACTTTATTTCAACTATGCTGGGGGTTGCTACCCTTcatttgaataagaaataagTACTCTAACAGTAAGGTGGTATTTTTCTGTGTCTGTTGTATGGTTGTGTTCAAACAAAGTGCTTTTGGTTCTGTTTTGATGGTtttgttgaaatatattaagGTTACTGGTAGTAGGCTTGTCTAATTCTTTAGGACTACTAATTAGAGTGAGAGCTCTAGGTTATGTATTAGAGTACCACATTACTCACTTCCCATTCAGCGTTATTAGGtggttctctctctctctctctctctctatatatatatatatatatatatatatatatatatatatatatatctcgtTTTCTATctcttaacatggtattagagcaGTATCATTCCTTATGAATGAGGAGGCCTTGTACTTGTACATTACCACATCTGTTTCTATGTTGGAATGTATTCTTGAAGAGGTGGCTATTGGTTGAATCTGTTTAGAAATCAGAGTAGAGTTACTTCTGTCAACTCACTGCTGCTGGAAAACTGGAGCATGGGTGATTCTTCAATGCTTGTGGTGTATATAGATTCATTAATAATTGATGGTTCTCTCGATGACCTCTGGGTGATATCTTAACATATCCTGAGCGCATGTGAACACCGGAGAATGTGCACTTTCGGACATACTTAATTTTATGGTGTTTGTGTGTGGTGTGGTGGATGTGTGTAGATGGAGCCGCCTGACTAGGGTTGGGGGCTGGCCTGGTGTAATGGCTTGTTATGAAAATGGTGATTGGCTGGAGCTCTGGCGAGTTCAATTAGTATTAAATTCAGATtcaattttacttgtttttttctGTCTCGGATTTGGCTTTTCTTCTAGCTCTTTGGAAATGCGTTGTGTCAATCAGTGTTTGAGGAGGAAAATTGTCATTGCTGACTGCATTTGGGTGGTCACTGGTGTCAATTTTGGCAATGGAAGTGTTGCAAGACCTTGGGACTTTCTATGCAATTATGTCTCTCAGTGTGTGGTCAGTGTGTTGTTCTGCCTAGATTTGGCCTGTATTTGCTATATATGGTTGGTGAACTGCTGGTCTGGCCCCTTTTTGGCGTGTTTGGTCTTTCTTTATttggttattttgtttatttgatatttctatGATTTTCTTAAACTGTTTGTCGTTGAACTATACTGGTTGAAGGATTTGAGTAATTTTGTGTAGTCTAGCTTGTTAGGGGTATACATTTTGAACTTTGAAGACTTTGCACCCTAAGAACCCTTTTTCCCTGGTTCTTTTATGCTACTGAAGACACTGTTTTGGAGATCAATTGGGAGGTTGAGATGCTGCTGATGAGAAGGCCTGACACTGTAGAAACCATCTCATTTTCTTGTGAGGTGTAGTATGGAGACGTTAGGAGCTTTCCTGCCAATTACACTGCCatgtttttgttctttgatgGTGTTGTAGGGTTAGGGACGGTAAAACAATGTTTGGCTTCAAttctttaaaatgttataaatagaTGAGCCTATCTCTTCTGATTGTCTTTTTATCTGCAACAAGAAATTTCTCTTCCGGTTGAAAGAGGTCCTCATCATCCCATTCTTCCtccatttccttttttttttcaaagcaGAGGACTCTTTGCCTAATGTTTATCCTCATGGTTTTGTGCAAACACTATGGTGCCACATTGTAGCAGAGTATGGGTTTGTGTAGTGGTGCCCTGCTGCTTCCTTTACTCATCTTTTTAGGTCCACCAACAAAGTTCAGGAGAGGGTCTTGTCCTATATTTTCACATTTCCAAAAGGAAGTGTAATTGACTTTTGAGTTCACTCTTTAATTTGTGATTATGTTctgtattttgtttaattgtctgtGAAAATGTTGCACGGTTTCTCTCCATTCTATGGCTGTCTCATTTTACTTGTTAAAATAATGctaatttataagataatgttttttttatggcTAGTTTctgaacaattattttaaaggaTTTCGATCCTTTAAATTGTAGACTTCAGAGGGTAAGGTGCGGTTTAATAATTGTTGTGTTGAAAGTCATGAATTTGTGCTTAAAAATACTTtggaattatttataatatcaattgttgatatttctataaattataaacatcaCCAAAACCCAAGCACATTTTTACAGTTtttttgctttaaatttttttctaagtAATGTTGTAAACAATTTTTGAAAGCAGGGGAATAAATTGAATCTAACTGCACtgttgttttaagattttgactGTTTCTTTCAGAAAAGATTGAAAACAGGGTACAAGAAGAAACTAACTTATCTTTCTTATTGTAATGGGGACATGTTGTAAATGAAATCGAAAAACAAACTTAACGCCCTTTAATGTTGGCTTACTTTGCTGTCTACTCATGTttcaatgttatatatatatatatatatatatatatatatatatatatatatttatttatttttgtgtgtgtatatattatttcattcttGCATTATCTGACTTATTTTCCATAATGAATTGtgtgtaatataaaaatttccaGGTGAGAGGTTCTCAGAAATTGTTGGAAGTCCATATTATATGGCTCCAGAAGTTCTCAAGCGGAATTATGGACCAGAAATAGATATATGGAGTGCAGGAGTAATTCTCTACATCTTACTCTGTGGTGTTCCCCCGTTTTGGGCTGGTATAAATCGTTATATTCTTACAATGCTCTTTATGCAtgccttttttttatatatgcatTGGCATCTATAAACATTCACGTGTGTCCCATTTTCTGTGCTAATACTTGCATGCTTAgactttttgtctttttcttttggtttgtgaCATACCATTTTTTTTCTGGCTTGGTTTTAATCTGCTAGttgcttttttcttttggttcaAGCATATTATGAGTTTTGGGCTTTTGAGCTCggttctttttcttatttctgtTGCTTGAAAAAagtcttcttattttctttccttgatGTTGATTCTATGCAGAATCTGAGCAAGGAGTTGCACAGGCCATTCTTCGGGGGCTTATAGATTTCAAAAGGGAACCTTGGCCAAGTATTTCTGAAAGTGCTAAAAGTCTTGTTAGGCAAATGTTAGAACCAGATCCTAAGCTTCGATTAACTGCTAAACAAGTGCTTGGTATGTTTATCTTCTTCCATGTTCATTTCATAGTACCATTAAGAGCCTTTTTAAGATCTCAATTAAATACCAAAAGTTTCAGCAAGTATGATTAATGAAATcaagtgaataaaataaatgggtAAAAACTATCTCCTTCTgggatttaaatttttaataactgCTACATTTGTTCGtgtatataagaaaaacaaaatgaagatATCTTTGTGGTCCTTTCACAAGAAACATAGGAccatttttaaatgtattaatGGCTAACTTTCATTTGTACCCTTAATTTACTGTAGAGAGTCTATTAATGAGATTTGCATTCATTTCTCATGAGAATGGATGAATTTATTCAGTTATTTAACAAAACAAGTCACACCCATTGGTTGAAATTTTCTCTGGTAGATTATGAGtagtattattaaatatatggGTGTTTGAATTTatgacatttttaattaaaataactaacttGACTATTTCTATTGGCCTTGATGAATTACTATTTGTTTCTCATGTATGGACTAGATGTAATATATAAGAGACAAATATCTAATTCATCAATATCAATAAAAGTGGTTAAGTTAGTCAATTTTCATTAATAGTGTCCTGGCTAAATTGTATTCCAAAAATACTTACAGGATAAACGGTTCAAGTTTATTTAATGACACTATTTATGGAGCGATGTTTTTTCTTACAACCAATGGGTGTTACTTGTCTTGCCAATAACCAAATAAATGCATTCACTCTCATGGGAAATGAATACATATCTCATTAATTGATTCTACAATAAATCAAGGCTATATAGAatgaaaatagatatatttGGAAGTGATCTGTAGGACGAAAGGTAGTCTAATTATGGGGTAGTGTTCTAAGTTCGGTGGATATATCAACTATCAAGAACATGGCAATGACATACATCTAAGTTCATATCGATTCAGTGCTATATTCTCTTTTGTCTCTTCTCCTCCCTTTGTACCTCCCATAATTTAAACATGGTATTAGGATGGTATCATCCTTAGTGAACTGTCCTGTCACCACCACGGTCGAGGTCCCTAAAGTTTGGagtactaatttcatttcatgaTTCTTTCTTCAAGTTAATTGTCAATCCCCTTGCGTTTTCACTCCCTTTTACTGTGTGTTTCTTCTAGCAAGTTCATCTAGCTTTGTGTTAGGATCCGATTGCAAGGTACGGACCCTGGAGTTCCTCGTTTGAAGTATGAGATTCCGGTGTGAGTATTATAAGTCCTTGGCCTATACTACTACAATAgctagttttttttcttttgttgtggtTCTCCCAAGGTTCCCATTCTTTGGTAGTTGGTTGTCAGATGTTTCAGCATTGCTACTAGTAGAGAGTTTTGACTAGTGAAAGGTTTTGACCAATGAGAAAGTTGAGTGAGTGAAATGTTGTAGAGTCTGAGCCATCACGATGTTGTCTCTTGAGGGCAGTGCTGTGATGTATTATATTAGGTCCCTCATCAAGTATTGAGATGCATTGTGGAATATTTTTTAACCACATGATTCTCTCCCCTTAACAACTGGTTTCCCCAACTATTTTGGTGCTACTTAATTGGTATCACTCCTGCTTCTTTCTTCAGCTTAGCCTC includes:
- the LOC106779043 gene encoding calcium-dependent protein kinase 13, which translates into the protein MGNCCRSPAAVAREDVKSSFSNADHHGKRGSGAEAVKQKAPITVLAGVPKENIEDRYLVDRELGRGEFGVTYLCIDRDTRELLACKSISKRKLRTAVDVDDVRREVAIMRHLPESPSIVSLREACEDDNAVHLVMELCEGGELFDRIVARGHYTERAAAAVTRTIVEVVQLCHKHGVIHRDLKPENFLFANKKENSPLKAIDFGLSIFFKPGERFSEIVGSPYYMAPEVLKRNYGPEIDIWSAGVILYILLCGVPPFWAESEQGVAQAILRGLIDFKREPWPSISESAKSLVRQMLEPDPKLRLTAKQVLEHPWLQNAKKAPNVPLGDVVKSRLKQFSMMNRFKRKALRVIADFLSNEEVEDIKDMFKKMDNDNDGIVSIEELKAGFRNFGSQLAESEIQLLIEAVGSKGTLDYGEFVAVSLHLKRMANDDHLRKAFSYFDKDGNGYIEPDELRNALMEDGADDCTDVANDIFQEVDTDKDGRISYDEFVAMMKTGTDWRKASRHYSRGRFNSLSLKLMKDGSLNLGNE